The Streptomyces sp. NBC_00162 sequence GCCCAGCGGCTGGACATCAGCCCCGGAGACCTCTGCGTCAACACGCATTACGAGTTCCTCGCCGACGGACACCCCGTCCAGCTTTCCGAATCCTGGGAGCCCATGGCTATCACGGACGGAACGCCGATCGTGCTGCCCGAGATGGGCCCGTTGGCGGGAAAGGGAGTAGTCGAACGGATGCGCTCCATCGGTGTGGTCATTGACACCGTGGTCGAGATCCCGCGCCCGGCTCGTGCCACCCAGGCACAGGCGAACCTGCTGGGGATCAGCGTGGGGGACCTCGTGCTCCAGATCGAGCGAACGATCTACGACACCAACGGATGCCCAGTGGAAACTGCCGACATGGTCATTCCCGACGTCCGTCGGGAAGAGGTCTACGAGTTCGGAGTCGACCGTCCGTAGCCGATGAAGCGATCAGAGCGGCTTTTCACTTACGACAGTGGGAGACACGAATGTCAAAAGGCGGCCGGCTCGGACTTTTAGGGTGGCCGGAGCCCCGAAGACGCCGCCGCGCGCACCGCCGGGCTCGCCCCGCGGATCGCCTTCGCCGACCAGCGCACCACTGCCCGCACCGCGGACATCGTGATCAACGCGACGCCCGGCGACAGTTCCCTGGACCGCCTCACCGATCTGCGCACCGACCTCGCCGGCAAGATCCTCATCGATGTCTCCAACGCCACCCGCGACGACGGTGACGGCCTGCCGGGCGACCTGTGCTATCCCGGCAGCAGCCTCGCCGAGAAGCTCCAGGCCGCGCTCCCCGACACCCATGTGGTCAAGACCCTCAACACCATGCTTTTCATGGTCATGACCGCTCCCGAAAGCCTGGCCACCCCACCGACCGCCTATCTCTCGGGCGACGATGAACACGCGAAGAGGACCGTCACCGGCCTGCTCGGCGACCTGGGCCCGCGCCACGGAGGCCATGATCCTGGTCGTGCCCCATATCCTGCGCCGACACGGCTTCAAGCCCTTCGCTGTCTCCCTCGCCCGCTGACCCACCAGGACCGGGTTCAGACCGAAACCAGGTAGCGGGCTCGTGCGAGGCGGCTGGGTGCCGGCAGGCACGAGCCAGCTGGGCTGCAAGTGACGCCCGAACTCGGTTCTGGCACACATTTCGTGAACGATCTCGACTCGGCTCCATCAGCGTCCCGCGACATCCAATCCGCGCAGCTCACGTGGTGCGCACCGCCATGCTGACGGATACAGAACAGTCACGCCGCTGGTGGTACCGCGCCAGCGCTCTCTTGGCCGTCATGGCATCTGCCTCACACCGTGGAGGCGGCCTCACCGAAACAGCTGCCCAGCCACGCCGTCGCCACCCGTGCCGCTGCGCCTTACAGGGGAGTCGTCGGAGCGCCACCCGCTCAGCCCCATCGGGTGCGGCCAGCCTGGACGGACGGCGTCGAGCGAGGAGAGCAGCCATGGCGAACGAGGACATCTGGGGTTACCGTGCCGATTCCGGCTACGGGACGGGAATCGACCTGATCGGATTCAAGGTCAAGGCGACCGACGGAAGTATCGGAAAAGTCGATGAGCATACGGATGAGGCCGGAGTCGGCTACCTCGTCGTCGACACCGGCGTATGGACCTTCGGCAAGCACGTACTGCTCCCCGCCAGCACCATCGAGCGCGTCGACCGCGACGACGAAACGGTCTACGTCAACCGTACGAAGGGCCAGATCAAGGACGCGCCCGAGTTCGAACGGGAAAAGCAGCCCCGCGACCCCACCTACCTAGAGCAGTTCACCAAGTACTACGGCACGCCGCACATGTGACTCCGGAGGAAGACCGGGCAGGACCGCGTCTCAACAGGGGTGGATGCGAGAGGGTTCGGTGCCCGCGTTCGGTCTTGCGGAGTGCGGCTTTAACAGGCTGGATGAGGCCCCTGCCCGCGGGTTGACGGTCCAGGCACGTGCGGTCGGTTCCTCGGTGATGCGCTTCTCATGGGCGTCCCCAGGGCCTTCCTCTGGCACAGCCTTGGGCAACAGGCAAGCCGCTGCACCGCAACCCTCCGATCCGGGGCCGATCTCCTGTCGGCCGACGAGTCATGGCCAAAGCAGCGAGCGGGCGTGGGTGAGCTCGGCAGCGCTTGCCAGTGCGGTGCCGTGCCATCCGGCCATTGACGCGCGTGGCGGAGGCTCACACGCACGAGTGAGGCGGAACCGTGGACTGATCAGAGCGCGAGGCCTTGGACGCCCTGGGCCGACGGCGAGTGGTGCGCTGGGGTGGGCGGCCAATCAGCGTAGTGCGGAGTTGCGCTGCACAAAAAACCAGCTCCATATACCCCCGGCAGGGCGGCTCGACCGGCTGCCATCGGCATCGGTCACCCGCAGCGACCGCAAGCACTTCGACCGAGGCCTGGACGGGGCGCGCAGCCCGTATGCAGGAGCTCCGAGAAGTCGGAGCTCCCAGGTACGCGCGTACGGGCTTCCCGCGCCCGAGAGCGGAACGGCGCGCGCCGGCGGGCGGGCTTCCCGGAGCGCCGGAGAACGGTTGGCGGGACTAGCTGGACCGGTCGGGTCAGCCCGGGCTCTGGCTGTCGCTGAGGTTCGAGGGCAGGGGGTCGGCGAGGTAGTGCTGGATGGTGGGGGCGAGGAGGTCGGTGACGGAGTCGGCGGGGAGGGTGGCGATGGCGCCCAGCTGCCAGATGTAGCGGTTCATGACCATGCCGACGATCTGGGTGGAGATGAGGCTGGCCCGCAGGTTGCGTTCGGTGTCGGGCAGGGTGTGGGAGACGACGGACAGCACACGAGTTCGGAGAACAGCTGCCGCAGGCGTTGCAGGGCGGCGGGTTCCTGGGCGGCGGTGAGGATGATGGAGCGCAGGATCTCGGCGGAGACGGGGTCCTCCCACAGGTTCAGGGCGGCCTGCACGAAGGCGTGCCCCTGGCGGTCCATGGGCTGTTCGGCGGCGGCCACGCCACGGGCGGCGCTGGATGCGCGGCTGCAGCAAGAAGCGAACCTGACGTTCTTCGAGTACATGGTGCTGGCGGTGCTGTCCGAGCTCCGTCCTGCCAGGACTGGAGGACGCGTTCGGCTGACCCCCATTAGGGCCGACCGTCAGTCGGGCGGCTCCGGTACCACCGGACGCTCGCCGGGGCACGGCTCGGGCGGTGCCGGGGGAGGCTCGGGCGGTTGCTCGTCGCGGCCGGCGGGCTGTGGAGCGCGGGGCACCGGATCCGGGCTCTTCGGTACGGGCGCGGGACCCTCCGGCTCAGGCTCTGTGGTCCACGCCATCAGGCTCTCACCTCGGTTGTCCGAGCCGGGCTTCGTCATCACGCCATGCCCGGCGATCAGCCCCGTCGACGCGCCTTCCCACGCCGCTCAGCGTCAAACGGCATCACGCGGGTGCGACCCCGGCCATCCCGCGCGCCCGTGTACGCCGGACGGTGACGAGGGAGCGCCCTCACCCGTGTGCTTGCTGCCTTCCGCGGTGATGGTGGAACTCGGACTGTACGGGCTGCTGCGCCTGTACTGGACGGTGTTCTCCGGCCCGGCCGGCAGTCTCGCCGAGGCCTTCCGCACCACCCCCGTACGGGTGTTCGCGGGCCGCGGCGCACCGATGCCGACCCGGCGGACGGGCCCGGAGACCACCGGCACGGACGAGGAGCCCGAGATCCGCGACCCGCGCCGCAGCGTCCCGGGGCCGATGGTCGCGGTCCGCTCTGTACTGCTCGCAGGCTCCCTGACACTCGGCGTGGTCCCGTCGGTGGGACGCGCCCTGGCCGAGGCGGCCGTCCTGTTCTGCGATGCGTCCGGGTACCGGGACGCCGTGGCGGGTCGTGACGTCACGCCCTCGGGGCCCCCACCCCGAGACCGTCTGGACCGTCGTCCGAGCCGCCCTCGCGGCCCTGTCAGCCGGGGCCGCGGTGGCGCTGGCCACCGCCGAGCTCTGGGGGCAGGCCCTGCGGGGTCCGGCGGCACGGCGTACCGCGCAGTGGGCCGGACAGGTGACCACGTAGGCGATCGTGCCCCTGAGGCGGCGCACTCGGGGCACGTTGGCGATTACGTGGCCTGGCTGGTGGCGGGGACGGCGGCGCTCCTGGCGGCCTTCGCCGCCCGGACCCGACTGCTCCCGCTCATACTCCTGCTCCTCGATCCCGATGGCCTCCTCCAGGTCCCTGTGGGCCGTGCCCAGGGCGCCCCCCTGCTGCTCCAGCCCGCAGCGCCCCGCCGAACCGCGTCCCTAGGCGGGGACACGTACGGCGGGCCGCCGTACGCGGAGTGCGCCGGTCACGTCAGGTCCGCAGCAGCCGGCCGAAGAAGGACCGGTACTTCTGCAGGGCCAGCCGAAGGTCCTCGGTGGCCACCTGCTCGCCCGACTGCCACTGGCTCTCCAGTTCCCTCTTGTGTTCGGAGAAGGTCCCGGCGAGGGTCTGCATGACCTCGGCGACCAGGCCGTCGGCGTCGCGCACCGCACCCTGCGGGTCGTCCACGAAACGGGCCTGGATCTCACCCCAGGTCTTCTGGTACTCCGCCGCCTCCCGCTCGGGGAGCAGCGCCTCTGCTTCCTCGGGCGGGACGGACGCCGTCCCCTTCCCCTCCGCGGCCGGGGTCTCCTCGGCGGCCGCTTCCGTGTCGGTGACGTCCGCCTTCTGCCGCATCTCGTCGCGGTCCTCCTCCCGAGTGTCGTCGGCGGTGGCCTCACCCGGGTACACCTGCTGCGGCTCGCCGCCTCCGGCGTGGGCCAGCTGCTCGGTGGTCAAGCTCTGTTCCTCTGTCCGCTGTTCTTCGTCCCTCTGCATCTCGGGTCACCTCGTCGTTCCGACCAGTTCGTCGAAGAGCGCGCGGTAGTGCACCATGGCCCCGCGCAGCTCCTCCGTGGTTGCCTGCCCGCCGCTGCTGCGGACGTTGACCTCGTGCGCCGCGCGGTAGTGCTCCAGGGTCCGTCCGTGTTCGACGGACAGTTCGCGCAGCTGCATCTCGTATCCCTCGGTCGGGTAGCCGCGGTCCCGCATCAGGCGGGTGACCAGCTCATCCGCCTGCGCGACCGCGCCTTCGGGCCGGTCGACGAAGCGCTGCTGGACGGTGGTCCACGCGTCGGTGTAGCGGTGCCGCTCCTCCGCGGGGAGTTCCCTGATGTCGAGGTTGTCGTGCTGGACCTCGCGGTCCCGCAGTTCCGCGTCGGCGGCGTGCTTGCTGCCCGCGCTTTCCACGGTCCGGTCGTATTCCGGGCCGAACCGCTCCTGCAGCCGGCGCCGCCGCCGGAACATCCACGCAGCGAGGGCGGCGAGGATCAGTACGACGGCGACTGGGATCAGGACGGCAAGAAGTGTGCTGGTGGACATCGAATCCTCCGCAGGGCCGTCTCCATTGTTCCGGTGTTCGACGCAACGGCGCCTGCCCTGAACCCGCCCGCTCAAACAGACGTGTGCTGGCCGGAGCGGCTCCTACCAGGGCAACCCTCGGCATGTCGCTGCCCGGTGAGCGGGCGGCGGCCGCCGCGGCGGCGGCCACGGAGTTCGAGGCAGCGCTGCGGGGCGGAGACGTCCGGAGGGCCGGGTCGCCTTCAACGAGGAGCAGTTGCGCGAACTGCAGGAACCGGCCGGCCGGGCCGCGTACGTCACGTCCCCCGAGTTCTGGAAGCGAATCCTCCAGAACTGGCAGTCCGAGCTGCTCGCAGTGGCCTCCATAGCCATCTTCTCCGTCTACCTGCGCCAGCGCAGGCTCACCCGAGTCGAAGCCCGTCGGAGCGGCCCACACCGCTACCGGTGTCGAGGGCTGAACCCCCGTTGGGGGGAGAGGTGGTACAGCGCGAAGGCGCGGTCGATGACGGGCATGGCGACGTTGCGCACCCGTACCCCGCCTGCCGTGACGCCGTGTTCCGTGCCGAGGTGGGCGTGCCCGTGGACGGCGAGGTCGGCACCCGCCTCGTCCAAGGCCTCCGCCAGGAGGTAGCTCCCGAGGAAGGGATGGATCTCCGGCGGCTCGCCCGCCAGCGTGTCCCGCACCGGCGAGTAGTGCGTCAGCGCGATCCGCAGCGCACAGCCGTCGGCGCGCAGCTCGCGCAGCGCCAGGCCCAGCCCTTCCGCGCAGGTCCGGGTGTACCGGATGAACGCCTTCATCTCCGGCTCGCCGAACTCGCTCGCGCTGCGCCCGGCGAAGCCCCCGCAGAACCCCTTGGTGCCCGCGACACCGACCCTCGTACCGCCGATCTCGAGGACCACACCTTCGCCCTCCAGGACGCGGACCCCCTCCTCGGCCAGTTCCCGGACGACGAGATCCTGCTGATCGCTCTGGTAGTCGTGATTGCCGAGGACGGCGACCACGGGCAGCGGCAGCCCGGACACCTCGCGGGCCACCACCCGGGCCTCGTCGGGCGTGCCGTGCCGGGTGAGATCACCTGCCAGCAGCAGCAGGTCCGCGCAGTCTCCGAGGGTGTCGAAGGCCGGGCGCAGCAGGCCCGCGCTGCCGGGGCCGAGGTGGATGTCCCCCACGGCCGCGACGCGGATCACGACAGCTCCTCGGCGTGATCGGGAGGGTCCGCGCGGCTCACGGTCAGGTCCTCCTGCCAGTGCACCCCCGCCAGTTCCTCCACGGCGATCCGCAGGACGGCCGCCCGGGCGTCGGCCCCGGAGACGTTCCCCCAGATCAACGCCCCGGCCCCGCGCACTTCGATGCGTACGCCGAGCTCGGAGACGTCCTCCCGCGCCAGGCGCTCGCGCAGGTGCTCCACGCGGTACTCGATGTTGTCGGCGTTGTCGGCAGACGTCATGGTGTCGCCTCGCGGGGGTCGATGACCCGGAGCCGTTCCAGGAGGTACAGGAAGGCGTCGGGCAGCGGGTCGGCCCGGTGGGCGCGGTGGAGCCGGTCCCAGTCGATCTGCTCCCTCAGCATCCGGGCCATGGGCAGCAGGTCCCCGAAGTCGCAGTAGTGCTCGCACAGAGCGGCCAGCCGGCTGTCCATGAGGTCGGTGGGTGAGAGGACCGGCATCCAGACCGAGTCCACCGCCTTCACGGCCGCCCGGTCGAGCAGTTCCGTGCTGACGGGCTTCCGGGCGAGCTCGAAGATCAGATCGATCTCCTCCCCGCCGGAACTTCCCTTGACCAGCCAGTCTTCCGGGGCCCTGCGGATGGCGATGCCGCCGTCTTCCAGCGCCTGGAGGACGGCGCTGGCGTCCTCGTGCCGGACGCAGAAGTCCGTGTCGTGCTGGAAGCGGGCCGGCACTCCGTGTGCGAACGCGGCCACGCTGCCGGCGAGTGCGAACGGCTGCCCGGACTGCTTGAGCAGCGCTGCCACGTGTTTGGTGACCTCCAGGATCGCCTGGGTGTGGTCCTTCGGCAGCTGACCCTCGGAGAGGGCCGGGGGGCCGATGCCTTCCGCGGGAGGGAGACCGCCCGGGTAAAGGAGAGGATGACTGCTCATGGGGGCCTCGCTCACTCACGGCGACAACGCCCGCCCTTACGGGGAAACGAGTACGTGCTCGGGACGGGCGATGGGCCCTGCGGGGCCCCCGCCGTCACGGCTGGCGCCTAACCGTTTCCGGACCCTTCGAAACCCCGGCGGCGTCGTGCGGAGCGCGGCGGTCGTGGGGAGTGGGCCGAGGCCGGGCGGGTAGGGGTCCGCCCGGCCACGGACTCGTCCCGGAGGCAGACGTCCTGGAGGCAGAGATGAACCGCGCCGCGCTGTTCGACGTCGACGGAACCCTCACCGACATCAACCACCTGCACGTCGCCTGCTGGTACCTGCGGTTGATCGGCGTCATCCCCCTCCGTCCCCGAGCAGGACGGCCGGCTCACCCTCCCGATGAATCCGATCGGGCGGATCACGGCCTTGGCCGCCGAACTGCGCCGCGCCGGCGGCGACCGCGTGGCGGTGTACGGCCTGGAGAACCCGGCCGGAACCCCCGTCTACGTGCACGTCAAGGTGTGCGTGATCGACGACGTGTGGGCCTCCGTCGGGTCCGACAACATCAACCTGCCTTCGTGGACGCACGATTCGGAACTCAGCTGTGTCGTGCTCGGCCAGAGCCCGGACCCGGGGGACGCGCTCTGCGCCCCGGTGACGGCCTTCGACGCCTTCGGGGCCGCCGCCCGCAGCCCTGGACGCCTGGCACGAGGGCGGCGGCCGCGGTCCCGAGCCGCCGGGACGTCTGCGCCGGTACGTTCCGCCGGATCTGCCCACGGCGAAGAGGGTGCTCGCGACTCCGCACCACTTCCTCGTCGACCCGGACGGACGGCCGCCGGGGATGCGGCGCCGCAACACGTTCTGAAAGCGCGGTGTCCCGTGGCCGTATGGCGTCAGGATGAGGGTAGGCGCCGGGGGTGGTGAGCTATGTGAGCCCCGGCAACTCTCGTGACAGCCGGTACATCACCACCCGGATCACCACCGACGCGCGCGACGGCTACCCGGTAGAGTCCGGCCGCTACCGCCTGGTGGTCAGCCGGGCCTGTCCGTGGGCGAGCCGGGCGGTGATCGTACAGCGGCTTCTCGGGCTGGAGCAGGCTCTACCGATGGCCGTCGCCGGGCCTGTGCACGACGAGCGCAGCTGGAGCTTCGACCTCGATCCCGGCGGGCGTGACCCGGTGCTCGGCATCGAGCGGCTCCGGGACGCCTACCTCGCGCGCGACCCCGGCTATGACCGGGGCATCACGGTGCCGGCCATCGTGGACGTCCCGAGCGGGAAGGTGGTGACCAACGACTTCGCGCGGATCACGGTCGACATGTCGCTGGAGTGGACGCAGTACCATCGCCCAGGGGCTCCGGAACTGTATCCGCCCGCACTCCGGCCGCAGATCGACGCCGTGAACGAACTGGTCTACCGGGACGTCAACAACGCCGTCTACGAAGCCGGGTTCGCCGGCAGCCAGGAGGCGCTCGTCATGGCGCCCCCTTCCCGCTGCTGGAGTCCGGCCCCCGCGTCCCGCCCATGATTCGCCGACCGAGACGAATCTGGCACGCGCCACCCCGGCACTCGGCTTCTGGGCCGTGCGGGTGGACCCGTGCTGCTGGACCGGTAGAAAGGTGAGCCCGGCGCGGCCGGGCGCGTAGCCTCCGTGGCCGGGGGACGGCACCCATGTCAGGAGCCGGCTCCCCGTCGGCGGGCCGGTACGGCGACGAGCCGGGGCATACGAACCGGCTGGAGGCGGCCCGGCTCCGAGCCATCACGGATGCGTTCGACCCCGACACTGAACAGCGGCTTACCGCGCTGCGAGTTCCGGAGGACGGGCGCTGCCTCGAGGTCGGTGCGGGGACCGGAACGACTGATGTGTAGCTCGCCGCCCACTGTCCGCGCGGCCACGTGCTGACTCTACTGACGAGTAGCTAGATTGCTGGGGATGGCGTGAGGCCGGCCCTCCCGGTGTGGGAGCGTCTTGCCGACGCCCCGGCCCTGAGTCGTTTGTCTGCTGCCGACACCCTCGAGGTGTGTTCTCGTCCGAGGCTAGTCGCGCTGCTGGCACGTGTGAGGCGGTGGTGGGGGTCCTGCCGGTCGTGTGTGCGGGCTGGTAAGGGGCCGGGAGGTCCGGCTGGTCAGTCGGCCAGGGTGGCGAAGCAGGTGGTCCCGGTGTGTCGGGAGAACTTGCGGAGGTGTTCCCGGCCGTTGCGCCATGCATACGGTTTCCGCCCGTCCAAGCTGCGCGGCTTTCGTATCGGGCCGAAGAGGGGGATCGTGGAAGGAGATCCTGTACGCACCCACTCCCGCCCGGGCGCCGCTCGGACGGTGACCTCGGCAACCGCACAACTAGTCCGGGAGGCACACCATGCGTAAGGTCATCGACTGCAGGGACTACCCCAGCGAAGCCAAGTGCACCCTGACCATCGCGGGCGAGGAAGAGGAAGTGGTCCGGGCGGCCACCGAGCACTCTGTGTCCGTGCACAGTGAGGTCGACACGCCGGAATTCCGTGCCACGCTGCGGACCATGCTGAAAGACGAGGTGCCGCAGCACGCCTGACCGGACCCGCGCCCTGACGTGCAGCGCCGTTCTGGCCGGGGTCTTCGACGCGCGGAGTCTGCCGATGCCCACCGCTCCGCTACGGGCCGCCCTCGCCGTGGCGTGGCGACTGCGTCTGGTTCCCGCCTCTCCCGGCCTCTTCGACGCCGTGCTGCGCCTGCCGCTCATGGACTGCTCCCGGGCGCGCGAGGAACTCGCGTGGGAGCCCCGTCGCACGTCCGTGGAGGCCTTCGAGGAGTTCCTCTCAGGGCTGCGGGGCGGAGCGGGCATGGAGACCGCGCCCCTGACCCCGGACCGGGCCCTCACGGGGCGATGAGGTGAGTACGCGGACCCGGGCGCCGCGGATTCGACCTTGTGGCCCGCAGCCGAGGACGAAGGGCTCAGTCGGCGGCTCCCCACCGAGGCCAAAACGTCCCTGCACTCCTACTGGGCGCGCCCGCACGGCAGCCGGAGCCACCTGCGAGGGCGTGCGAGCGTGCCGCACCGCGTGGACGCCCTCGGCGTGCGCCGCACTCTCGGGGAACCCGGCTTCCTCCAGGATGGTGCGCACCGCGGTCAGGAACTCGTCATGATCATTCACGGTGCGCACCGTAGGGGGAGCCGGGGTACAGGGACTCGTCGATTCGCATCGCCCGGCCTTCCCCGGAGTCGCTGGTCAGCGCGTCATGGGGGCTTGAGGGCTCGCGCAGCGCCGAGCGGTTCTTGTCCCAGGCCGCGCGGATGTGGGCGGTCAGGCGGTCTTCCAGCAGGAGGGTCGCGGCGCAGCCGAAGGCGATGTCGGCCTCCAGTCCGGGCTCCTCGGCGAGCAGACCGCCGATGACCTCGCCGCGGACGACCTGTTCGTGGACGGCGTCGGCTTCCACGTGCTCGGCGTAGAAGTGTTCGGCGGCCGGGCCGGCCCCGCACCTGCGCATGGCCTTGGCCAGGCGTCGGGAACCGGGCGACGAGGTGACCTCGACGCAGGCGAAGTGGCCGACGAGGGCTCCGCGCAGCGTCCGGTGAAGGCCGAGAAGCGACATCAGGTTGACGGTGGCGAGCAGCGGCGCGGGGGCCCGGTCGAGGTAGCGGCCGTACGCGGGGTTCAGACCGAGGTCGGCCATCAGGTCGGCGAAGAGCCGGGCGTGGATCCGTTCGGGGCGGCCCGCGCCGAACTCGTCGTACTCGATGGCGACCATCGCGGCTTTGGCGCGCCCGGTCAGCCGGGGGATGACCCAGGCGTGCGGGTCCGCCTCCTTGAGGTGGTACAGGGACCGCAGGGTAGCGTACTCGCGCAATTGCCACAGCTCGCCCTCGGTCTCCAGATAGTGGCTGAGACTGCCGCTGAGGTCCACCGGCTCGAGGAGCAGCGGGGCGAAGGCCTCCTCCACGGAGCGTGGGGCGCTGGTGAGGTCCATCCGCAGTGCGTGGAGGAACCGGTCCTCCAGGACACGGCGCAGGCGGAGTAGGTCCGGGTCCCATTCGAGGTCGGCCGCGACGCCTTCGAAGCCGCGGTAGTGCAATTCGTAGAGGAGGAAGAGGGCGAGCTGCAGGTCCTCGCCCGTGGGGTCGGCCCGCAGGACGGCGGCGGCGATGGCGTCGGCCGTGTCGTGGAGTGGCGGCCGGCCGCTACGCAAAGCGTCCACCACTGTGCGGGAGAGCGGGCCGCGGCCTTCCACAAGGGCGGGTCCGGGTGCCGTGTCCGCCGCGGGGGAGGCGCGGGGGCCGGTCATGAGGCGCTCCACCAGGATGATCCGCCGCCGGGCGCGAGGCACCGGGCGATCTCCCGCAGAACAGTGCGCGGGGTGGGTGAGTGGTACAGGCAGAACGCGGCGACCGCCAGGCTGGTCCGCCCCGTAGGCAAGGGCAGCTGGTGGAAGTCCGCGCTGATCGTGTGCACGGGCAGGCCTCGGGCGCGGGGCCGGTCACGGGTCGCGGCCAGCAGGGCAGCGGACGCGTCCACGGCGCACACCCGTGCCGCCGGCAGCGCTTGCGCCAAGGCCAGCGCGGACGCGCCCCGCCCGCAGCCGATGTCCAGAACGATCCCGTC is a genomic window containing:
- a CDS encoding GntR family transcriptional regulator, giving the protein MPREAPYLAVADVLRARILAGEWEIGERLPSRARLAEEYRVGRNVMQRAMDRLIIDGLLEGRAGSGTYVRVPRERLRLVRSRHRERRPALLPLLRREGGGRADAWDSHSQVRVPAPEEIAQRLDISPGDLCVNTHYEFLADGHPVQLSESWEPMAITDGTPIVLPEMGPLAGKGVVERMRSIGVVIDTVVEIPRPARATQAQANLLGISVGDLVLQIERTIYDTNGCPVETADMVIPDVRREEVYEFGVDRP
- a CDS encoding PRC-barrel domain-containing protein, whose translation is MANEDIWGYRADSGYGTGIDLIGFKVKATDGSIGKVDEHTDEAGVGYLVVDTGVWTFGKHVLLPASTIERVDRDDETVYVNRTKGQIKDAPEFEREKQPRDPTYLEQFTKYYGTPHM
- a CDS encoding metallophosphoesterase family protein; amino-acid sequence: MIRVAAVGDIHLGPGSAGLLRPAFDTLGDCADLLLLAGDLTRHGTPDEARVVAREVSGLPLPVVAVLGNHDYQSDQQDLVVRELAEEGVRVLEGEGVVLEIGGTRVGVAGTKGFCGGFAGRSASEFGEPEMKAFIRYTRTCAEGLGLALRELRADGCALRIALTHYSPVRDTLAGEPPEIHPFLGSYLLAEALDEAGADLAVHGHAHLGTEHGVTAGGVRVRNVAMPVIDRAFALYHLSPQRGFSPRHR
- a CDS encoding nucleotidyltransferase family protein; translation: MSSHPLLYPGGLPPAEGIGPPALSEGQLPKDHTQAILEVTKHVAALLKQSGQPFALAGSVAAFAHGVPARFQHDTDFCVRHEDASAVLQALEDGGIAIRRAPEDWLVKGSSGGEEIDLIFELARKPVSTELLDRAAVKAVDSVWMPVLSPTDLMDSRLAALCEHYCDFGDLLPMARMLREQIDWDRLHRAHRADPLPDAFLYLLERLRVIDPREATP
- a CDS encoding DUF1059 domain-containing protein; translation: MRKVIDCRDYPSEAKCTLTIAGEEEEVVRAATEHSVSVHSEVDTPEFRATLRTMLKDEVPQHA
- a CDS encoding iron-containing redox enzyme family protein, translating into MTGPRASPAADTAPGPALVEGRGPLSRTVVDALRSGRPPLHDTADAIAAAVLRADPTGEDLQLALFLLYELHYRGFEGVAADLEWDPDLLRLRRVLEDRFLHALRMDLTSAPRSVEEAFAPLLLEPVDLSGSLSHYLETEGELWQLREYATLRSLYHLKEADPHAWVIPRLTGRAKAAMVAIEYDEFGAGRPERIHARLFADLMADLGLNPAYGRYLDRAPAPLLATVNLMSLLGLHRTLRGALVGHFACVEVTSSPGSRRLAKAMRRCGAGPAAEHFYAEHVEADAVHEQVVRGEVIGGLLAEEPGLEADIAFGCAATLLLEDRLTAHIRAAWDKNRSALREPSSPHDALTSDSGEGRAMRIDESLYPGSPYGAHRE
- a CDS encoding class I SAM-dependent methyltransferase yields the protein MVTGSLYADQQRLADRTGALMSAKISGLPAPQVIAGYAVAAQPADGIVLDIGCGRGASALALAQALPAARVCAVDASAALLAATRDRPRARGLPVHTISADFHQLPLPTGRTSLAVAAFCLYHSPTPRTVLREIARCLAPGGGSSWWSAS